The following are from one region of the Nicotiana tabacum cultivar K326 chromosome 3, ASM71507v2, whole genome shotgun sequence genome:
- the LOC107816524 gene encoding uncharacterized protein LOC107816524: MKTKNSITIFTLLAFLLITATFSFATRHTPENVEKSKKAARGGARNGNDNDGGPFGGIFGPGSGFNIPGFGGGYGGGIGGPKGGYAKGGIIRPTVVCKDKGPCLGKKLRCPAKCFKSYSSKGKGYGYGGGSGGCTMDCKKKCVAYC, from the coding sequence atgaagacaaaAAACTCCATAACCATCTTCACTCTCTTAGCTTTCTTGCTGATAACAGCCACTTTCTCCTTTGCTACTAGACACACCCCCGAAAACGTCGAAAAATCCAAGAAAGCAGCCAGAGGCGGAGCCAGGAATGGAAACGATAACGATGGTGGGCCatttggagggatttttgggCCTGGAAGTGGGTTTAATATACCTGGATTTGGTGGAGGATATGGAGGTGGAATTGGAGGCCCAAAAGGTGGATATGCAAAAGGTGGGATTATAAGACCAACTGTTGTGTGTAAGGATAAAGGTCCATGTTTAGGGAAGAAACTTAGGTGTCCAGCAAAATGTTTCAAATCATATAGCAGTAAAGGAAAAGGGTATGGTTATGGTGGTGGATCTGGTGGCTGTACAATGGATTGCAAGAAGAAGTGTGTTGCTTACTGTTAA